The proteins below come from a single Juglans regia cultivar Chandler chromosome 12, Walnut 2.0, whole genome shotgun sequence genomic window:
- the LOC109011707 gene encoding cysteine proteinase inhibitor B-like has protein sequence MHPHQPPSSRKLNNIALMTRSPAATLATVAILFVLFVSAYGSAGAMVGGRTDVTDVKTNEEVQNLGKFSVEEYNRSLKHGGNGGELTFVEVVEAQRQVVSGIKYYLKISATENGATKVFESVVVVKPWVHSKQLLNFGPSTSIE, from the coding sequence ATGCACCCACACCAACCACCTTCATCCCGAAAACTCAACAATATAGCGTTGATGACGAGGTCACCGGCGGCGACCTTGGCGACGGTTGCGATCCTTTTCGTCCTCTTTGTCTCGGCGTACGGATCAGCAGGAGCAATGGTGGGAGGGAGAACGGACGTGACGGACGTGAAGACGAACGAGGAGGTGCAAAATCTGGGGAAGTTCTCGGTGGAGGAGTACAACCGGAGCCTGAAGCACGGGGGCAACGGCGGAGAGCTGACGTTTGTGGAGGTGGTGGAAGCGCAGAGGCAGGTGGTGTCGGGGATAAAGTACTACCTCAAGATATCGGCCACCGAGAATGGCGCTACAAAAGTTTTTGAGTCGGTGGTGGTGGTAAAGCCCTGGGTTCACTCCAAGCAGCTTCTCAACTTTGGGCCTTCCACTTctattgaataa